The sequence AATTCATACATTCTTTTACCACTTGGGATTATCTTGCATTTttcaatttgaattttttgaagttgtTTTAACCCTGATGTATTAGAAGCTAACATTAAATTATGAAAATTATTTGTTGGCTTCTTGGATGCTTTGGCCGTCACTTTTAAGAGCTATTCAATGCATCCTGCAAAGGTATTCAATGTCCCTTTTGAATCTGGTTCCATTCTGCTTCTTCTTTCCACTTTTATTATTCTTAACATTGTGCTTATCATTCTAATTGTGTGTTCTCGGATTATCATCCCTGCCTCTCACTAGAAAGTTTTCTATATTTACTCTGATACCCACcgtgctttttatttttttactgCCTTCATGAAATCTTCCCATCTTCTCCTTTTGTCTGAGAATAGCTTTGACTTCTGCTTATGTAACTGAAGTGCTCAACCCCGGTAGTATTTTGAATGAATATTCTCTGCATTCTTTGAAATCTTCAGcattgttcctgaaatgttatgTGAAGGGATATATCTTGAACAAATAAGAACTGTACGATTTGTTTCCAAAGTGCAATTTTTGAATTGAATGGTAATCTGTAATTGTGTGCTTCCATGTAAGTTTTACATTTTGTTGTATCTAGTTTTAATAAGCATATTCCTGTTTTGGGTAATACTGAAATGAAAATCAGGTCTTTAATTTTTTACTGATATTGATCAGTGGAAAAGAAAGCAGGAAGCAATGCAGCTTTCAGCCAATGCTATTTAGATGGGAAAAGAAACAACATATAAGAAATGCTTGATATGAGACACAGCAGCTTCAAAAGTCTAGAGGGGATGGTGAAGAGATGAGTTAAACATTTTGGATGCTAAGCTATTATTCACATGCCAATCTGAAAATTTTTCTCAATTTTTAGTTTTTGAGGTTTTTGCTTTTTCACGTGATATAATTTTACTTCCTATTCCTAAATTAGGTTTTTAAATGGCTACTTATTAATTGACACAATTTTTCTATCATCTCGCTTGATTTAATTTTGGTCTTGACCAATGAGTATGTGCTAGAACGGCCTTTATTCCTGTCTTGGGAAAATTCTACGAAGTATAAATTTGTTGTGGAAATTCTTTCTTTAGGTATCCATTGACCAACTACACCTTTGGTACCAAGGAACCCTTGTATGAGAAAGATTGCTCTGTTGCTGCTCGATTTCAGCGCATGCGagaggagtttgagaagatcGGCATGAGGCGCACAGTGGAGGGTGTCCTGATTGTGCATGAACACAGGCTGCCTCATGTATTATTGCTGCAATTGGGGACAACCTTCTTTAAATTGTGAGTACATTAGCCTGTACGATAGAGGATGCCCAAAAGTTTGGGGAAATTTATCATCAAACCCTTAAGCAAACAATCATGAGTGCACTTGGTAGAGTTGGTGGCTGAGCAGTGTGCTTCACTGTGGAGTGGTAATGGAGATACTTGTTTTCCAGCAATCTTGCTAAGGGTCATGGTTGAGATGGTGACTAAAATGAAATTTTTTTGAACGTTTTCCATCTGGTGGAGAGAAGGGATAGAAGGTTAAAGGCATTTATTGTTTTCCAAATAAAATATACCAGCTACTAAGTCATCTTATAAATATAAAGGAGGTTCTGGACCACATCCTTCCATGTTCCCTCTATTAAATGGGGATTTAGCATAAATattgaattgttttatttaagGACATTGACTAATGTATGTCACAGTTTAGCTGTATTCTCATTTTACACTGAATTTTCTGAGAATGGTGAAAAACTAATTTGATGGTTTCCATGGGAAGAGCAGATCTGTCTTGCAAGGGACTTGTAGGCAATCGGGATTAGTGAAATAACTGTCCTTTGACTGTCAGCTGCTTGAATTCAATGCACTTTGGTTCACAGGATAAACATTTGGACTGGGGATGCCTAGTGAGAGAAGGCAGATATCCTATGCTGTACCGTATAGCCAGGGATTGAGTGAATAAACAGACCATAAAATCACTGGACTATTTCAGTGCAATAATTAACACTTCTCTGCTAAGGAACTCAATCTCTTGCAACTTTTTCCCTCTTGGCCAGTTTACTGTCCCAGAGCAATTGATTTCTAGTTCAGTGCTGTTAATGGATATATCTAATATATGCTAAAATAATTGTGACAAGCAGGCTATTTCTGTACAGTAGGCCCCATAGCAGAATCCAGAACTTGTGTGGCTAATGTCCACAGTATCTGCAACAGTAGTTAATTAATTGGGAGTTTTTAATCTTTCTCCATACCTAATGAGGCTAATTTTGACATGCCGATAGTTGAGTTAGATTTGCTGCTTTTGAACTACGAAGTAAGTGTTGTTAACAGTTCATGGAGCAAATTGGATAATATCCACAAGGTGTCTTTGGTGAACTGGAGCACATTGCATTGTAACAATGTTTGCTTTATTAATGTAGACCAGGTGGAGAGCTAAATCCTGGGGAAGATGAAGTGGAGGGTTTGAAGCGTCTTATGACAGAGGTATGTACTCTATTCATATGGGAATTCTTCAAGCTTGCTAAAAGATCAGCTGGTTGCATTCTGAGTGATTTCATTTTTATACAGTTTGAGATTGTTGTTCTACATGATTTGAATGTCAGGCTTGATTTGATTCTTGTAGATCATGTAAATTTGCtgaggactgtagatgctggcaaTGGGTCTGTGAAGACCAATGAAGTCGTAGAATAGTAGAACACAAAGCCATTGAGCAAATAATTCATGATTGCTGCTCTAAAGAGCAATCCTACTACTTGGCTTTTTCCCCTAATCTTGGTGATTTTGCCcaatttatctaattccctttcaaaaaaaaagttccatTTGATTTGTGCACAATGTTCCACACTCTGTTTGCATTGATTTCCCTTCTGTTTCAAATAAGCTGCAAGAGTGTCTGCCAAACAAGATATTCATTACTCTTTTCTATTTAAAAGGGATATTCCATTTGTATAAAATCTTGAAGCAAATTAGTTTTCAATAAGTTGTTTTCACTTGAGTTGTTTGGATTGAAGCTTCCAAGTGGGAGTAAGAACCTGATTAAAGCCGGCATCTTTCAGGGTAGCCCAAAGAGTTGGTGTCTTTTTTTCCTAAAAAGGAGCATGTCTGTTTGATTGAAAAGAAACTTGGATTCAACtgcaaattctttttaaaacagaTTTTGGGCCGTCAAGATGGTGTGCAGCAAGACTGGGtaattgatgactgcattggaaaCTGGTGGAGGCCAAATTTTGAGCCCCCTCAGGTGAGTTGCGCTAAATTTTATTGGATGTTTTGCTGATTTGTATAAAATAGTCTGAAACCATTGTGATAACTGTGTTTGTCTTGAATCACGGTTACAGCTTTTAAAGAAGGATTTAACTGTCTTCAATCCTTAACACAATTCAAAGAGTAATGGATCTAAAATTTTGAGTTGCAGACTTGTAGTTCCTTGAGTGCTGCTTGGTATTAgaaatcaaaaaggaaaatggcTTCACTTGACTGAATGCTTGCTTTTGGTAAAGAAAACATGGAAGAGAATTTCcagtgtctgtttttttttcaattttctaacTCGTGTTCCTTGTCAACTGAGAGAATTAAGTCAAGATTACAGAGTGGAATAAATACTTGACAAATTTTCAGCTGGACTGTTATaaaatttaatgttatttttggtGATTATTTAGTacatgccccccacccccagctcaacCTTTGTCACTCGTCTTATTGGAAGATGAATACCTTTTCCCTATTTCCCCGATTCCTGCTGATCTTTGTTAGAGTTATAGAGCTATactgcatgaaaacaggccaaaccaagttgccaaactgagctagttccatttggcttgtatccctctaaacctatcctatccatagacctttctaaatgtcttatttaaatgttgtaattccaCATTCTCCAGCATCTCATTCCATGTAcgcgccaccctctgtgtgcagcGGTTTGCTCCtcgggtccattttaaatcttttccatctcactttaaacctatgccctctagttttggactcccctaccctggggaaaaaactattCACCATATCCATACCCCATATGATTTTATATAACTTTGTAATgattttatataattttgtaaTGATTTCATATActataatataaataaaattataaattttatacaattttatataattaaaaaaatttaTAAGGTCATCCTTATATTCTGTGCTCCAGGCAGAAAAATGTCCtcgcctatccagcctctcttttaTAACTCAAATTATTCTATCTGTAACCTGGTATGGGGCCAAGATTTTTAAAGATCCCATTTGACTGACATCATAATGTGCTTTGTGGAATGAAAATGCCTTGCAGAATAATTGTAACTATTTAATCTTGCTCTTCGTAATATGTATTTATATGTTATGATGTCATTGGTGTAGATCCAAAGTAATTCCTGAGAATAATGCTGGGATTTCTGCGAGCTCCAATAAATAGTTTGAAACATCATTCTTTATATTGGAAGAAAGAGCCTTAGTATTGTTCAACATTAGTGAGCCTGAAGTCTCGATTAGTATATCAGTGACTGTGCTTGTGTGTTTTGTTTGGCCATTTGGAGTGTTTTCATCCACTGGTATTAGTTCAAATGTCCTTTTGCGCAACCAGTAAATGATACTTCATGGGGACTTTGATGTATTCTTTTATTGATATAAATATGTTGTTTTCCCTCCAGTATCCCTACATTCCAGCTCACATCACTAAGCCCAAAGAGCACAAGAAGCTATTCTTAGTACAACTTCAAGAAAAAGGTATGGTGTAGAGGACAGTTGTGTAAATATGAcagcatttcagaatcaggttcattatcactgacacatgttgtgaaatttgttttgtggcagcaggacagtgcaaagacaaaaatctataaattacaaaactaaatagtgcaacaaaaggaataatgaggtagtgttcgtgaatcgttcagaaatctgatggtagaggggaagaagctgttcctgaatcgttgagtgtgggtcttcaggctcctgtacctcctccctgacagtaggatgagaagagggcatgtcccagatggtgggggtccttaattatgggtgctgccttcttgaggcaccatctcttaaaaatgtcctcaatggtggggaaggttgtgtctgtgatggagctggccgagtctgtATCCAAAATAAAGCAGAATTCTATGGCACATGACGGGTTGTTAACAAGCAAGAACTGGATTGATTACAAAGTTCAGAGAAAGTGGAAATGAAAGGCAAAAAGAGCATAAGAAAAGACCAGTAACAAAGAAAAGCGAATACAAAAATATTCTATGGGCCCCTGAACATTAAATGGGTTGCAAGAGAAAATGTAGTGTTGATCAGAGATGGGTGTGCTCATGGAGGTTCTGGACTTGGCTGAGGTAGTAAAGGTATTTACATAGTCTTTCCTAAAGCAGAAGTTGCTGCTTGAGACTCTGCAAAGGAGGATATAGCAAAGATTCTGAATGGCTGAAAATTGGGAGGCACTTGGTGAGTAAATTATGGGGCCCAAATGAGAGGGTTTCTAAGTTGCtgagggaagtgagggaggaaGGTGCTGAAGCCCTTGCTTGATCTTCCAGAAATGTAGAGATTTCGTGGGTGGCACCTGAGGACTAGAAAACTATAAATGTTACACACTTATACAATTAATATATGGATAAACCCTGTAACTGTAGAGGAGATGGTATACCCTCTGGTGAggaaagttctagaaacaatCTTGGGCAAATGTAGATCAATTTAGAAAAAAGCAAGAATGGGTTTGCTGAATGCAAAATATGTTGGACTTGATAGTTTCTTGAGCTAACATGGTGGTTGAGGGGGAAATGTGATTGTGGAATAAATGGACTTCCAAACGGCTTTCAGTAAGATGCAacaggcttgtcatcaagattgaaggctGTGATTATAAGAAGGGATGTATTGGCGTGGCCAGAACAatttggaaaaggaaatggagtaatagtgttttttttcctttgggtTGGGGTAAAGTGATTAATGGTGTTCCATAGCAATCGATACTGGACTTGTATATTTCAATTACTTGGATGGAGCACAATTTACAAATTTGCAAGTGACACAGACTTTGGAAATGTTTGTGATCTGTGAGGAGGATGGTAATATATTTTGAGGATGTATAGGCAAGCTGGTAGAAAGGGCAGAtttgcattttggtagaagaatGAATTCAAACTGAAGTACATAAAGGGGTCCAAGAGTAGTTGTTTTTGGGTGGATGGATATATGTGCATAGTTTGTTTAAAGTGACAGGCTAGGCTGACTGAGTTGGGGATCTTGGTTTGGCCATAACTGAAGTATTGTCCAGTTTTGGACTCTGCACTTCAGCCAAGGTGTAAAAGCTTTGGAAGAAGTGGAAGAGATTTACTGAATGACTACAGGGATCAGGAGCCTGAATCAtggatggactggagaagctgggattgttcaaATGCAGAAGGTTGAGAAAGTATCTGATTGAGATatttaagatcatgaggggtatagagggAAACCCATCCCATTGATAGAAAGTCAAGAGCCAAGGGAGTTGGAATGAAGTTAATTGGCATAGGATCCAAAAGTGATGTGAGGAAAAACCTTGAGAGTAAGTAgttggggtctggaatgcaccATCATGGGTAGTAGTGTAGGTAGGTAGGATAATACAGAAGGTAGCTAGAGAATTCACTGGACTATAGGGTGAAAGCAAGGAGATGAGACCAGCTGGGTTACTTGGAACTGGTTTGAATTTCCTAGGTCAAATGACATTTTGTAATTGTGATTCCCATAAGTTCTTTTTGCCTCAGAAATGCTGCTGTAGCTGGAATAATTCAGCAGAATGCACAAGTACTCTGCCTTGTTTTTAttcctgaaaaatattttttggagCTGAGTTTTTGTATGCCTTTTGAGTCCTGTGCAGTGCTTTCACATGCACTTGTTCAAATTGCAACACACATAACAGGGTGGTGGCTATTGAGCTAAAGAGAATCATTACTTTTTCTCCCTTCCCTTTCCCAAGGTTGTAATTTAACTTGCCTAGATCCATTAGTTTAATGTGCTGCGTGtagctggttagtaagtttatttGGTGGAAATCTCAATAAAACGAGCTATCTTGTGGGATGTGCAATTAAATTTCTTCCTGTACCTTTCAGCTCTGCTTTTATCATTTGCAAGTTCTTGGTGTGATGTGGGCATTGGAATCATGGTATATGATGGACCAATAGTCTTTCATAACCAATGGTGATTAACCATCAGGGAATAAAACCCAGAGTGCtcaatactcagcagttcaagcagcatctgtggagaaaagggtcctggacctgaaacattaactttctctttccacagatgctgatcgacttgagtgcttccagaattttctgtttcattttctggAGAGAGGCTGTTAACCTTGTTTGAAATATAATGTCAAGAGTACTTGTATTGAGATTCTTAATTGCAAGTTTAATACACAATTTTcacatgtttttaaaattaaatatgagCTAGAGTGTCTATTTTAAAAGATGCATGCACGATACTTAGCAGTGGTTATGGTGATCACTAATGGTCTTTGTTTGACTATAGCTCTTTTTGCAGTTCCGAAGAATTACAAGCTGGTGGCTGCACCCTTATTTGAGCTTTATGACAATGCTCCTGGTTATGGGCCCATCATCTCCAGCCTTCCTCAGCTTTTGAGCAGGTATCAAATTAATCCAGTAATGCCTTTCAGCAGTTtcttattgtaattttatttgttgTGTTTTATCTCTTATTTGTTCATGTATgcatttttgcaatttatgcacCTACTTTTAATTGTACCTAAAGTTTGTTCTTCTTTAAATTTTaggtttaattttatttataactGAAGTTCATGGAGATCTTGCTCAAGATCCTAATGGATGTATAACTCCAGTTTTTTGTGAACATCTGTGAGCCAGTACTATGGCTTCTCAGCCGGAGACTAAATCAGTTCTTCAAACCAAATCCAATGGCATGTGCAGTACCTGACCTGCCTCAGCTGATGCTCAAGTGGGATTTTGTTCAACTCTACACCACCGATAAAGCCAAGGAACTTTAACTGGtgcattttttttagaaatgttttCTGCTTGTGTAATTGTTTGCATTTTCTACTTTATTAAATGGACAAATACCTTTATTTTTGAGGGTTTTAATTAGCTGTAGTTTGTGTATTTTGTGTTTTACCATTTATTTTGACctactttattttgtaattggaTGTGACAGAAACTTAGTTAATGGATTGAttgattaaaaagaaaactgaccTGATTTCTTCTGCTTTGGTTTGTATAGTAGAAATGAGCTTTTAACTTGGGCCAATCGTTCTTTACTCCAATTCCACTGTGTACCTTTTTGGGGCTGTTATACAATCAGACAGATTTGGGATATTAACTACATTTTTAAGCCATATGCCATTGATTGTGTCTGAACATGAGCATAACAGAATATGAATTATCAAATCTGCAGCAAATTGGCAATTTCAGGTATATGTGGATCTTCAGTTGTTCTGTCGTTATGTATCCTCATTACAGATGGGCTGGGAATAATTAATCACAAAAGGGGGCAAACTGAATTGGACTGTAGTCATTATTTGTGCAAGGAAGGATAAAAATCATCTCAATGTGGATCTTGCTTGCTCTCAACTTTAATGACTCAGaccttggtttgtccttccaatttTGGTTCAGTCAAATTTTTGTTTTGTCCCCAATTTGAAAGTAAATTCTGACGGGAAATATTTTATGCTGAACAATTCTACTGCAGTTTGGAgcatttgtttaattcctttccATCTCAGTGCATTCCAAATGATTTAATTTCCTCTTCAGCAATTCATGTTGGAACATAGGAGTACAGTCATCAAAGAGTAGTGATTTTTGAGAAAGTCTACCCTGATCTCATCAATAAATTTGCCCTGGACTGGTTCCTGCAAATGAAGAAATGTTCAAAGAACCTGGTCTTCTACTGTTAAAACTTAATGGGGAGTTTAAGTCCTAACCCTTTTACTATTGTATGTTGTGGTATTGTTCTTCATTTTGGTATTATGATATTAGCTCTGTAAGATGTTGGACACGATGATATATTTTTGCAGTGCGTTTGCCTGTACTGCTTGTTTAATCTGCATGCACTGATTTGCTAACCTAAATTAAGCAAAAGGGTGGAAGTGATGTTGAGGTGAATGTATTGCAGAGCTAATACATGGCACTTTAGATTGTGCCTTTTGATAGGGAGAGATGACAAACTGTTGCTTGTTTTGTCCTTGATAGCTGACTGTGGGTTTCTAATGTTGCACCAGGAAATTTGTAGTTAAGGTTAGGCAATAGCTTTCCTTTTCTCCCCATTGTACACCAGTACAAAAAACTACATAATACTGCATAACTCACTGGGTATTTGTAGCTCCAAtaacatcttaatcttctgctaTGGTGTGGAGCTGGAACCCTGTCGGGGTTTGctcccaggtgcttcagtttccttccaccttAAAATCACATTTGTtggttggctactgtaaattgtccctcggaagagagaatgggttacagagaaCTGAGCAGAATGGGACTGGGGGTATCTCTTTGAAACTTATCAAATATTGACAGACCTGGATAGAGGGAATGTTTTTAgt comes from Pristis pectinata isolate sPriPec2 chromosome 13, sPriPec2.1.pri, whole genome shotgun sequence and encodes:
- the nudt21 gene encoding cleavage and polyadenylation specificity factor subunit 5 isoform X2, coding for MSVVPPSRSQAGWPRGVSQYGNKYLQAKPLTLERTINLYPLTNYTFGTKEPLYEKDCSVAARFQRMREEFEKIGMRRTVEGVLIVHEHRLPHVLLLQLGTTFFKLPGGELNPGEDEVEGLKRLMTEILGRQDGVQQDWVIDDCIGNWWRPNFEPPQYPYIPAHITKPKEHKKLFLVQLQEKVPKNYKLVAAPLFELYDNAPGYGPIISSLPQLLSRFNFIYN
- the nudt21 gene encoding cleavage and polyadenylation specificity factor subunit 5 isoform X1, producing the protein MSVVPPSRSQAGWPRGVSQYGNKYLQAKPLTLERTINLYPLTNYTFGTKEPLYEKDCSVAARFQRMREEFEKIGMRRTVEGVLIVHEHRLPHVLLLQLGTTFFKLPGGELNPGEDEVEGLKRLMTEILGRQDGVQQDWVIDDCIGNWWRPNFEPPQYPYIPAHITKPKEHKKLFLVQLQEKALFAVPKNYKLVAAPLFELYDNAPGYGPIISSLPQLLSRFNFIYN